Proteins co-encoded in one Flavivirga eckloniae genomic window:
- a CDS encoding DUF885 domain-containing protein, which translates to MRRLVLFSFIILLISCKNENSKKEQAPALNFAELLKNYSEEGLELDPMKATNAGDSRFNTEYPNVLSDEYKAKKKAYYTKYKTALAEIDASLLTETEKMSKAVLEWDCDINLEAMTFKKDLMPIDQMWSKNLDFNQYAGGSNAQPFKTVQDYKDWLTRVDAYLVWLNTAIDKMKEGMETGYVLPKSLIVKVVPQFKSLSEGNVEDHLYFSPIKNMPESFTEAEQKELTDAYTNMVQNKIMPAHKQMAEFLKVDYMAKGRASSGINETPLGDAYYKHQIKKYTTTNMTADEIHELGLREVARIRSEMEAVKAEVGFKGDLKAFFDHVRTNKDLMPFTERSQVIAFYDSIHQVMKPQIDKLFGNKPKTPFEVRRTEPFREKSAAANYNPGSLDGTRPGIFYTPIPVVEEYNLFDKEDLFLHEAIPGHHFQISLAQESTELPDFRKTLWYSAYGEGWALYTESMGKELGLYKDPYQYFGMLSSEIHRAIRLVVDTGLHAKGWTREQAIAYSLENEAEAEDSIISEIERYMANPGQALSYKIGQLKLIELRAKGEEALGDKFDIREFHNQVLETGCIPLQLLEEKINTWIKKTGN; encoded by the coding sequence ATGCGTAGACTAGTTTTATTTTCTTTTATTATTTTATTGATTTCATGCAAAAATGAAAACTCTAAAAAAGAACAAGCACCTGCTTTAAATTTTGCAGAACTTCTTAAAAATTACAGTGAGGAAGGACTCGAATTAGACCCTATGAAGGCCACCAATGCCGGAGATAGTAGGTTTAATACTGAATACCCGAATGTATTATCGGATGAATACAAAGCAAAAAAGAAGGCCTATTACACAAAATATAAAACAGCATTGGCTGAAATTGATGCATCACTTTTAACAGAAACAGAAAAAATGAGTAAAGCTGTTTTAGAATGGGATTGCGATATCAATTTAGAGGCGATGACTTTTAAAAAGGACTTGATGCCGATAGATCAAATGTGGTCTAAGAATCTGGATTTTAATCAATACGCTGGAGGAAGCAATGCGCAGCCATTTAAAACGGTACAGGATTATAAAGATTGGTTAACTCGTGTAGATGCTTATTTAGTATGGTTAAACACGGCTATTGATAAGATGAAGGAAGGTATGGAAACCGGTTATGTGTTGCCAAAATCTTTAATAGTAAAAGTAGTGCCTCAATTTAAATCTTTATCTGAAGGTAATGTAGAGGATCATCTGTACTTTTCTCCAATTAAGAATATGCCAGAAAGCTTTACAGAAGCAGAGCAAAAGGAGCTTACCGATGCTTACACAAATATGGTTCAGAATAAAATTATGCCAGCCCATAAACAAATGGCAGAGTTTTTAAAAGTAGACTATATGGCTAAAGGAAGAGCCTCGAGCGGTATTAATGAAACGCCGTTAGGAGATGCCTATTATAAGCATCAGATAAAAAAGTACACAACTACTAATATGACGGCTGATGAAATTCACGAATTAGGTTTACGTGAGGTCGCTCGAATTCGTTCGGAAATGGAAGCTGTTAAAGCAGAAGTTGGGTTTAAAGGCGATTTAAAGGCTTTTTTCGATCATGTAAGAACCAATAAAGATTTAATGCCGTTTACAGAGCGTTCTCAGGTAATTGCGTTTTACGATAGTATTCATCAGGTTATGAAACCTCAAATAGATAAGCTATTCGGAAATAAACCAAAAACTCCTTTTGAAGTAAGAAGAACGGAGCCATTTAGAGAAAAATCGGCAGCAGCTAATTATAATCCGGGTTCATTGGATGGAACAAGACCAGGTATTTTCTATACACCAATTCCAGTAGTAGAAGAATATAACCTTTTCGATAAGGAAGATTTGTTTTTACATGAAGCCATTCCAGGACATCACTTTCAAATATCATTAGCACAAGAAAGTACGGAATTACCAGACTTTAGAAAAACGTTATGGTATAGTGCTTATGGTGAAGGATGGGCGCTGTATACAGAATCTATGGGGAAAGAATTAGGACTTTATAAAGATCCGTATCAATACTTTGGAATGCTAAGTTCTGAAATTCATCGTGCGATCCGTCTGGTGGTTGATACCGGACTTCATGCTAAGGGTTGGACCAGAGAACAGGCTATTGCGTATTCATTAGAAAACGAAGCAGAGGCAGAAGATAGTATTATTAGTGAAATAGAGCGTTATATGGCTAATCCGGGACAGGCATTGTCTTATAAAATAGGCCAATTAAAACTTATAGAATTGCGCGCCAAAGGAGAAGAAGCTTTAGGCGATAAGTTTGATATTCGCGAGTTTCATAATCAGGTGCTGGAAACAGGTTGTATTCCATTGCAATTACTAGAAGAGAAAATAAATACTTGGATAAAAAAGACTGGGAATTAA
- the ytxJ gene encoding bacillithiol system redox-active protein YtxJ: MGLFNKIFGGTSETKEEKVIPWIPLNELPQLDFIEKKSATKTQVIFKHSTRCGISSMVMRQFVNDYNLTEKDLDLYYLDLLNHRDVSDEVGYKFQLIHESPQLLVIKNGVVVAHASHGAINGIDLNSFI; encoded by the coding sequence ATGGGATTATTTAATAAAATATTTGGAGGAACTAGTGAAACGAAAGAAGAAAAAGTGATCCCTTGGATTCCTTTAAACGAATTACCTCAATTGGATTTTATAGAAAAAAAATCTGCTACCAAAACACAAGTTATTTTTAAACACTCTACACGTTGTGGTATTAGTAGTATGGTGATGAGGCAGTTTGTTAACGATTATAATTTAACCGAAAAGGATTTGGATTTATATTATTTGGATTTGCTTAACCACCGTGATGTTTCTGATGAAGTAGGATACAAGTTTCAATTAATACACGAATCGCCCCAATTACTGGTTATTAAAAATGGCGTAGTGGTAGCACATGCTTCTCATGGTGCTATTAATGGAATTGATTTGAATAGCTTTATTTAG
- a CDS encoding LamG-like jellyroll fold domain-containing protein — MNRIRHISLFLLVFLFAFKNGLTQEFFIATNGSDSNSGTKSAPFATLEKARSAIRDLKTQNGGVLPESVTVWMRAGTYFRSNNFVIGTEDSGEVNKSISYRAYLNEGVPEQVIISGGVPFLVSSANIVTDNIWLNRFHPEARGKIWVINDLPTEVVETIINNHPSDSKINLFGKPYKIASWPNLGFVHMDKSKGIEKGVAWHSVVRDGPKPEWSIENPIGGEFQSIEPLSNLAEAEFLRTKKMTVAGHLGPDWHKEFRTVASIDGQRIKLADYTTYGINSGASVPRRFKILNVLCELDSPGEYYFDIDSQSLFLYPHEEIANNEEILVGQTDKLFHLNSASNIVIRDLVFSNGRNAVYIEGGDHNQVAGCTFKFNARYGVVITPKNNVSFNNGVVGCDFVDNLNAVNLEGGYVTPNNIVVANNYLLNSHIYQKELTEAGSRCIRLRGAGNHVANNLIHNISGQAIIWSGNDQLIEKNEIYSVQITEGDGGAIYTGADWSSWGNTIRYNFLHHLMCVPQLHPKGGIYLDDRDMGDNTYGNVFYKAAHRAILLNGGAGQEANENLFIEGYWGIYNNNIGSEDMYQKSILYENGSLARGDKMDYIYRLEQIVGVEGWNNPFWATKYPLMRTIINQRKDRYWPLEVTVENNCFFNNVENTWFGGENVAMDQVPQYISYSNNNKLSSLDVFEQPSVLNFNFKNGENCSGFNIPFDDIGLYLDEYRRDMPDKDEYRKNIKNHFDGVPSYDPEGVYDPETINEFVYYGFDDMPLAATYKYDFGTSESPVQSGWKRISPQSSGKKYWTGTKPSATNRETNLEISNINRDHITGVEPATLNLEVQNGIWELKFGIGDIDNEYDDILIKAEGKTIRSLLSTNKNQFSVILDYVVVEDGELNIEFSDQGGQTDRWIVNYLRLKKVYETPTGTFLSESPVAYWNFNETSGGVAKDIIGDADAIWQNGTNTNWNIGVEGNATDLSGGENDKFIVPSDPLFGTNKLSISVWLNMDVTGGYKGIITTRNNPTTSNIYNWGLSVENNNPNIDARYNSQGIDSGTNVYVGTWHHIIMTWDDSGKQNLYLDGSLVTSANSSITSYITGGNWWIGDDPCCAGREINAQIDELAMFNTVLTEEDVQLIYNSGLQGISIEKLIPPKLNNHIIDKPDRVKIYPNPTSGLLYIDLNKSYYSIKKIEITNGIGQKVFSKSFNSNSEQITIDISDLNSGFYCVVVNYSNDRSIVKKLLINK; from the coding sequence ATGAATAGGATAAGACATATAAGTCTATTTCTTTTGGTATTCTTATTTGCTTTTAAAAATGGATTAACTCAAGAGTTTTTTATTGCAACCAATGGGAGTGATAGTAATTCAGGTACTAAGTCTGCACCTTTTGCTACTCTGGAAAAAGCCAGAAGCGCCATTAGAGACCTTAAAACACAAAACGGAGGAGTACTTCCAGAATCTGTAACTGTTTGGATGAGAGCAGGAACTTATTTCCGTTCAAACAATTTTGTAATCGGTACTGAAGATTCAGGAGAGGTTAATAAATCGATAAGTTACAGGGCTTATTTAAATGAAGGAGTTCCAGAGCAAGTAATTATTAGTGGAGGCGTACCATTTTTAGTATCTAGTGCCAATATAGTGACTGATAATATTTGGTTAAACCGTTTTCATCCGGAGGCCAGAGGAAAAATATGGGTGATTAATGATTTACCTACTGAAGTGGTTGAAACTATAATTAATAATCACCCAAGTGATTCCAAAATCAACCTTTTTGGTAAGCCATACAAAATAGCATCTTGGCCAAACCTTGGCTTTGTACATATGGATAAAAGCAAAGGGATAGAGAAAGGAGTAGCTTGGCATAGTGTTGTACGTGATGGTCCGAAGCCAGAATGGAGTATTGAAAATCCCATTGGGGGTGAATTTCAATCCATTGAACCTCTTTCTAATTTGGCAGAAGCAGAGTTTTTAAGGACTAAAAAAATGACAGTGGCAGGGCATCTTGGTCCAGATTGGCATAAAGAATTTAGAACTGTTGCCAGCATCGATGGGCAAAGAATTAAGTTGGCAGATTACACGACTTATGGTATTAATTCTGGAGCAAGTGTACCAAGAAGGTTTAAAATCTTGAATGTGTTGTGTGAATTGGATAGTCCGGGAGAGTATTATTTTGATATTGATTCTCAGTCTCTATTTTTATATCCTCATGAAGAGATTGCAAACAACGAAGAAATATTAGTTGGTCAAACCGACAAATTATTTCATTTAAATTCCGCATCAAATATTGTTATAAGAGATCTTGTTTTTTCTAATGGGAGAAATGCCGTTTATATCGAGGGAGGCGATCATAATCAGGTAGCAGGTTGTACATTTAAATTCAATGCTCGATATGGAGTTGTAATTACTCCTAAGAATAATGTAAGTTTTAATAATGGAGTTGTTGGTTGCGATTTTGTTGACAATTTAAATGCAGTAAATTTAGAAGGAGGCTATGTTACTCCAAATAATATTGTGGTAGCTAATAATTATTTGCTTAACTCACATATTTATCAGAAAGAATTAACCGAAGCCGGTTCACGATGTATTCGTTTAAGGGGAGCTGGAAATCATGTTGCTAATAATCTGATTCATAACATTTCCGGGCAAGCCATTATCTGGAGCGGGAATGATCAGCTTATTGAGAAAAATGAAATATACAGCGTTCAAATAACCGAAGGGGATGGAGGTGCTATTTATACGGGAGCAGATTGGAGTTCGTGGGGCAATACAATACGTTATAATTTTTTACATCATTTAATGTGTGTGCCTCAATTACATCCTAAAGGCGGTATTTATTTAGATGACAGGGACATGGGAGATAATACCTATGGCAATGTTTTTTACAAAGCAGCTCACAGAGCAATATTGCTTAATGGAGGAGCGGGGCAAGAGGCCAATGAAAATCTTTTTATTGAAGGGTATTGGGGGATTTATAATAATAATATTGGTTCGGAAGACATGTATCAAAAATCAATATTGTATGAGAATGGCTCCTTAGCTAGAGGTGATAAAATGGACTATATCTACAGACTTGAGCAAATAGTAGGTGTTGAAGGTTGGAACAATCCTTTTTGGGCAACAAAATACCCGTTAATGCGCACCATTATTAATCAAAGGAAAGACCGTTATTGGCCATTAGAAGTTACTGTTGAAAACAACTGTTTTTTTAACAATGTTGAAAATACTTGGTTTGGTGGAGAAAACGTAGCTATGGATCAAGTACCTCAATATATATCGTATAGTAACAATAACAAATTATCGTCCTTAGATGTTTTTGAACAACCATCAGTTTTGAATTTCAACTTTAAAAATGGAGAAAATTGTTCAGGGTTTAATATTCCTTTTGATGATATAGGTTTATATCTTGATGAATATAGGAGGGATATGCCTGATAAGGATGAATATCGGAAAAACATAAAAAATCACTTTGATGGTGTGCCTTCTTACGATCCGGAAGGGGTGTATGACCCTGAGACCATCAATGAATTTGTTTATTATGGTTTCGATGATATGCCATTGGCAGCAACGTATAAGTACGATTTTGGTACAAGCGAATCTCCGGTTCAAAGCGGATGGAAACGAATTTCCCCGCAGTCATCTGGAAAGAAATATTGGACAGGAACTAAGCCTTCAGCGACAAACAGAGAAACAAATTTAGAAATTTCTAACATAAATAGAGATCATATAACAGGTGTTGAGCCGGCAACGTTGAATCTTGAAGTTCAAAATGGTATCTGGGAGCTTAAGTTCGGCATTGGGGATATTGATAATGAATATGATGATATCCTTATTAAGGCAGAAGGTAAAACGATTAGAAGTTTGCTTAGTACCAACAAGAATCAGTTTTCTGTAATTCTAGATTATGTGGTTGTTGAAGATGGTGAGCTAAATATTGAATTTTCCGATCAAGGCGGACAAACGGATCGTTGGATTGTAAATTACCTAAGGCTTAAGAAAGTATATGAAACCCCAACAGGTACCTTTTTATCAGAAAGTCCCGTGGCTTATTGGAACTTTAATGAAACGAGTGGTGGGGTTGCTAAAGACATTATTGGAGATGCAGATGCTATTTGGCAGAATGGCACAAATACAAATTGGAATATTGGGGTTGAAGGCAACGCAACAGATTTAAGTGGCGGGGAAAATGATAAATTTATCGTGCCCTCAGATCCTTTATTTGGGACGAATAAATTAAGTATCTCTGTTTGGTTGAATATGGATGTTACTGGTGGCTATAAAGGGATAATAACTACCCGTAATAACCCTACAACAAGTAATATTTATAATTGGGGCTTATCGGTAGAGAATAATAATCCAAATATCGATGCGCGTTATAATAGTCAAGGTATAGACTCAGGTACTAATGTTTATGTTGGCACTTGGCATCATATAATTATGACTTGGGATGATTCCGGAAAACAGAATCTTTATCTAGATGGTTCGCTTGTTACGTCTGCAAACAGTAGTATTACATCATACATTACAGGAGGGAACTGGTGGATTGGAGACGACCCTTGTTGTGCGGGAAGAGAAATAAATGCACAGATTGACGAACTAGCCATGTTCAATACTGTACTGACTGAAGAAGATGTTCAATTGATTTATAATAGTGGTTTACAAGGTATTTCAATAGAGAAACTAATACCACCTAAACTAAACAATCATATAATTGATAAACCTGATCGAGTCAAAATTTATCCAAATCCAACATCTGGGTTACTTTATATAGATTTGAACAAATCGTATTATTCAATTAAAAAAATCGAAATAACGAATGGTATTGGTCAGAAAGTATTTAGTAAGTCTTTTAATTCAAATTCAGAGCAAATAACTATAGATATTAGTGATTTAAATTCAGGATTCTATTGTGTAGTCGTTAATTATTCTAATGATAGATCTATAGTAAAAAAGCTTTTGATAAATAAATAA
- the fahA gene encoding fumarylacetoacetase, with amino-acid sequence MPLSANNPDRKSWLHVDKNSDFPIQNIPFGVFLTRDDIITIGTRIGDTAIDLGALHQLGYFDGIPLTEDIFLQDTLNDFIADGRKTWRLVRNRIAEIFDSENTTLKNNKKHKEIVLFRLDEIEMQLPVHIGDYTDFYSSKEHATNVGTMFRDPDNALLPNWLHIPVGYHGRSSSIIPSGIPVHRPQGQTLPGDSKAPVFGPSKLVDFELEMAFITTDANDLGESIPIEEAEEYIFGLVLFNDWSARDIQKWEYVPLGPFLAKNFASSISPWIVTLDALEPYRVEGPKPIKPQLDYLKYKGKKSFDINLEVAIQPKGAKETVVSKSNFKYMYWNMAQQLTHHTINGCPVNSGDMMGSGTISGPTPDSYGSMLELSWKGEKPIKMKDGTERKFINDHDTVIMRGFCEKDGTRIGFGEVSTKLLPVYKK; translated from the coding sequence ATGCCGTTATCAGCTAACAATCCAGATAGAAAGTCGTGGTTACACGTAGACAAGAACTCTGATTTCCCAATTCAGAATATTCCCTTTGGTGTTTTTTTAACCAGAGATGATATCATTACCATAGGAACACGTATTGGAGATACAGCCATAGACCTAGGTGCTTTACATCAATTGGGGTATTTTGATGGTATCCCTTTAACAGAAGATATTTTTCTTCAAGACACGCTAAATGATTTTATTGCTGACGGTAGAAAAACATGGCGGTTGGTACGTAATAGAATTGCAGAAATTTTCGATTCTGAAAACACAACACTAAAAAATAACAAAAAACATAAGGAGATTGTATTATTTCGTTTAGATGAAATTGAAATGCAATTACCAGTACATATAGGCGATTACACCGATTTTTACTCAAGCAAAGAACACGCCACTAATGTAGGCACTATGTTTAGAGACCCAGATAATGCTTTATTACCAAATTGGTTACACATACCCGTTGGATACCATGGTAGAAGTTCTTCTATTATTCCTTCTGGAATACCAGTTCACAGGCCACAAGGTCAAACGTTACCGGGAGATTCTAAAGCACCTGTTTTCGGTCCAAGTAAATTAGTCGATTTTGAATTGGAAATGGCATTTATAACTACAGATGCTAACGATTTAGGAGAATCTATTCCAATTGAAGAAGCCGAAGAATATATCTTTGGACTCGTTTTATTTAACGATTGGAGTGCTAGAGATATTCAAAAATGGGAATATGTACCATTAGGACCGTTCTTAGCCAAAAATTTTGCTTCTTCAATCTCTCCATGGATTGTAACACTTGATGCCTTGGAACCTTACAGAGTTGAAGGGCCAAAACCTATAAAACCGCAGCTAGATTACCTTAAATACAAAGGAAAAAAGAGTTTTGATATCAATTTAGAAGTTGCCATACAACCAAAAGGCGCTAAGGAAACTGTAGTAAGCAAATCCAATTTTAAATATATGTACTGGAATATGGCACAACAATTAACCCACCATACGATTAACGGTTGTCCTGTAAATTCTGGTGATATGATGGGAAGTGGTACCATTTCCGGACCTACTCCTGATTCTTACGGTTCTATGCTGGAACTTTCTTGGAAAGGAGAAAAACCTATTAAAATGAAGGATGGTACCGAACGTAAGTTTATTAACGATCATGATACTGTTATTATGAGAGGTTTTTGCGAAAAAGATGGTACACGCATCGGTTTTGGTGAAGTTTCTACGAAATTACTTCCAGTGTATAAGAAATAA
- a CDS encoding LVIVD repeat-containing protein: MKKLLFLTLIFSINVSCFYFGNDDDDITDPIHSAYEAVTISRESLENSTELIGVQPSKESGKIYVKDHYLIINEPYKGFHIYDNSNPESPIKIGFLKILGSTDISIKGNVIYANNAIDLIAITINPAFNEIEVTKRVKNIFPKLVSPDGFYHNSESKEEEIVLDWNLKTN; the protein is encoded by the coding sequence ATGAAAAAGCTCCTCTTCTTAACTTTAATTTTTTCAATTAACGTTTCTTGTTTTTATTTTGGTAATGATGATGACGATATAACAGACCCTATCCATTCTGCCTATGAAGCTGTGACTATTAGCAGAGAGAGTCTTGAGAATTCTACCGAATTAATCGGCGTTCAACCTTCCAAAGAATCAGGAAAAATATATGTTAAAGACCACTATTTAATTATAAATGAGCCTTATAAGGGGTTTCACATTTATGATAATTCAAACCCAGAATCTCCAATAAAAATCGGCTTCTTAAAAATTTTAGGTTCTACAGATATATCCATTAAAGGCAATGTTATTTACGCTAATAATGCCATAGATTTAATTGCAATTACAATCAATCCGGCATTCAATGAAATTGAAGTGACAAAACGGGTGAAGAACATTTTCCCAAAACTGGTTTCACCAGATGGTTTTTATCATAATTCGGAATCTAAAGAAGAAGAAATTGTTTTAGACTGGAATTTAAAAACAAACTAA
- a CDS encoding LVIVD repeat-containing protein → MKNYIYILSFFCILACDSDSQSDSLSSDTGQGGSLAQFTIAGNYLYTVDESFLNVFNIVNPESPVQVNTSYIGFDIETLFHYDNNLYVGSQTGMFIYNLDNPEAPKQLASVSHFRACDPVVANDTHAFVTLDGSTGCGGSISALEIYDTSQLTAPMLVSRRNLIAPKGLGLYNNYLFVCDDEVKVFDISNPDESVLVNAINISAFDVIVRENHLILIGENNVFQYQLNPNDIKNIKELSVLNI, encoded by the coding sequence ATGAAAAATTACATCTATATTCTGTCTTTTTTTTGCATTTTGGCTTGTGATTCCGATAGTCAATCCGATTCTTTAAGCTCCGATACCGGTCAGGGTGGTTCTTTAGCCCAATTTACAATTGCTGGCAACTATCTTTATACAGTGGATGAATCATTCTTAAATGTGTTTAACATTGTAAACCCAGAATCTCCTGTTCAAGTAAATACATCATACATCGGATTTGATATAGAAACCTTATTCCATTACGATAATAATCTTTATGTGGGTTCACAAACGGGCATGTTTATTTACAACCTAGACAATCCCGAAGCTCCTAAACAATTAGCCTCTGTATCTCATTTTAGGGCTTGTGACCCCGTGGTTGCAAATGACACACATGCTTTTGTAACTCTAGATGGAAGTACGGGCTGTGGTGGCAGTATTAGTGCCTTGGAGATTTACGACACCAGTCAACTAACCGCTCCTATGTTAGTGTCTCGACGAAACTTAATTGCTCCTAAGGGTTTAGGGCTTTATAACAATTATTTGTTTGTTTGCGATGATGAAGTTAAAGTTTTCGATATCTCTAACCCAGATGAATCAGTATTGGTAAATGCCATTAATATAAGTGCTTTCGATGTTATTGTAAGAGAAAATCATCTTATTCTAATAGGAGAAAACAATGTATTCCAATACCAATTAAATCCTAACGATATTAAAAACATTAAAGAATTAAGTGTTTTGAATATTTAA
- a CDS encoding DUF5703 domain-containing protein → MVWENQSKNALESMPLGGGDVGLNVWVENNELLFYIGQSGTFDENNQMLKHGRVRISSEPNLFENGMSFSQELKINEGYILIKSQNTDGHIEFKLWVDVFKPVIHVEAISDIPVKLHAQYESWRFDDLEIPLGLRHSCFSYSGFPGTVTTYKDSVSFQKDAVQWYHHNKTDKLLYNFIIKQQGLEEVKDQVPNTQLNRTFGGVLYGEGMVANGTDTGKHVSTDYKAWKIKSEEPSKKHHIKLALNTGQYETLDEWGSTLNNTRLEDKSDKSAFKNTVDWWQSYWNRSYILLNTNKPNPVDSVWQVGRNYQLFRYILGCNAYGKYPSKFNGSLFTVDPIFTAKNYDWTPDFRAWGGGSFTAQNQRLVYWPMLKSGDFDLMPPQFNFYTRALSAAEARTKVYWNHEGASFTEQLENFGLPFAGGWGFDSGNRKRDPNVAFGVQTNTFVNYHYVNQLEFSLMILDYYKFSGNDISDYLPFIKSSLLFFDQHYKYRLKEETGKSLDKNGKLVFFPSTAAEMYKIAKNPSDVLSALTAILHRMLELPKKYVSKKEKEYYTGYQNRIPEIPLDIKEGHKVIKPAESWEYVANQEIPELYPVFPYGIYGIHKPDLDVAVNTYYYGESNAKRKFTACWSQVGIFAARLGLKDEAARLVIDKLDNAKNKFPAFWHSGPDWLPDVDHGGSGMINLQEMLMQTHDDSIFLFPAWPKDWDVKFKLHAPQKTVLEVELKDGKLIQLNVYPKSMRKRVRIPDWVKH, encoded by the coding sequence GTGGTTTGGGAAAACCAAAGTAAAAACGCATTAGAATCGATGCCTCTTGGTGGTGGCGATGTTGGGCTTAACGTATGGGTAGAAAACAATGAACTACTTTTTTACATAGGCCAATCTGGAACGTTTGATGAGAACAATCAGATGTTAAAACATGGACGGGTACGTATATCTTCTGAGCCAAATTTGTTTGAAAATGGTATGAGTTTCTCGCAGGAGCTCAAAATAAATGAGGGTTATATTTTGATCAAATCTCAAAATACAGATGGCCATATTGAATTTAAGCTTTGGGTAGATGTATTTAAACCTGTAATACATGTTGAGGCTATAAGTGATATTCCTGTGAAATTGCATGCTCAATATGAGTCTTGGAGATTTGATGATCTTGAAATACCTCTAGGACTTCGTCATTCTTGTTTTAGTTATTCAGGTTTTCCGGGAACGGTTACTACTTATAAAGACTCTGTTAGCTTTCAAAAAGATGCAGTGCAATGGTATCATCATAATAAAACCGACAAATTATTATATAACTTTATAATTAAGCAACAAGGATTAGAAGAAGTAAAGGATCAAGTTCCCAATACGCAATTAAACAGAACATTTGGAGGCGTTTTATATGGAGAAGGGATGGTTGCTAATGGTACCGATACTGGAAAACATGTATCTACTGATTATAAAGCATGGAAAATAAAATCTGAAGAACCATCAAAAAAGCATCATATAAAACTGGCACTAAATACAGGGCAATATGAGACTCTAGATGAGTGGGGTTCAACATTGAATAATACACGTTTAGAAGATAAATCAGATAAAAGTGCATTTAAAAATACAGTAGATTGGTGGCAAAGTTATTGGAATAGAAGTTATATTCTTTTAAATACCAATAAACCCAATCCTGTCGATTCTGTTTGGCAAGTTGGAAGAAATTATCAATTATTTCGTTATATCTTGGGCTGTAATGCCTATGGAAAATACCCATCTAAATTTAATGGAAGTTTATTTACGGTAGACCCTATTTTTACTGCAAAAAATTACGATTGGACTCCTGATTTCAGAGCCTGGGGTGGAGGAAGTTTTACTGCTCAAAATCAACGATTGGTATATTGGCCTATGTTAAAGTCTGGTGATTTCGATTTAATGCCTCCTCAATTTAATTTTTATACCAGGGCTTTGTCTGCAGCAGAGGCACGTACTAAAGTTTATTGGAATCATGAAGGAGCAAGTTTTACAGAGCAATTAGAAAATTTTGGACTTCCGTTTGCTGGTGGTTGGGGATTTGATTCTGGTAATAGAAAACGTGATCCAAATGTAGCGTTTGGTGTGCAAACGAATACATTTGTTAACTATCATTATGTGAATCAATTAGAGTTCTCCTTGATGATCTTAGATTATTATAAGTTTTCGGGAAATGATATATCAGATTATTTACCATTTATTAAAAGTTCATTGCTGTTTTTCGATCAGCATTATAAATATAGATTAAAAGAAGAAACAGGTAAATCTCTTGATAAAAATGGGAAATTGGTATTTTTTCCATCTACAGCTGCTGAGATGTATAAAATAGCTAAAAATCCTAGTGATGTGCTATCTGCGTTAACAGCCATATTGCATAGAATGTTGGAGTTGCCTAAGAAATATGTATCTAAGAAAGAAAAGGAATATTATACTGGATATCAAAACAGAATTCCTGAAATTCCATTAGACATAAAAGAAGGTCATAAAGTTATAAAACCGGCTGAAAGTTGGGAGTATGTGGCTAATCAGGAAATACCAGAGTTATATCCCGTTTTTCCGTATGGTATTTATGGCATTCACAAACCCGATTTAGATGTTGCAGTTAATACTTATTATTATGGTGAATCTAACGCAAAAAGGAAGTTTACAGCTTGCTGGAGTCAGGTAGGTATATTTGCCGCTAGATTAGGTTTAAAAGATGAGGCAGCTCGTTTAGTGATAGATAAATTAGATAATGCTAAGAATAAGTTTCCTGCTTTTTGGCACTCTGGACCTGATTGGCTTCCAGATGTTGATCATGGCGGTTCCGGAATGATAAACTTACAGGAAATGCTTATGCAAACCCATGATGATTCTATTTTTTTATTTCCTGCTTGGCCTAAAGATTGGGATGTGAAGTTTAAACTACATGCTCCCCAAAAGACCGTTTTAGAAGTTGAATTGAAAGATGGTAAATTGATTCAATTAAATGTTTACCCAAAAAGTATGAGAAAAAGAGTTCGCATACCAGATTGGGTAAAACATTAA